A stretch of the Diprion similis isolate iyDipSimi1 chromosome 14, iyDipSimi1.1, whole genome shotgun sequence genome encodes the following:
- the LOC124414923 gene encoding protein lines isoform X2, translating to MEEPAKKKQRIINTDEQDENSSMTTAMVTEIESFQNSLLSQCLCNVPVSSLRKPFTGSTVQAGDGTYRMTTLSEWEPDRTLQFISALQLLFDLAIKQNTRGIMCSRVADVCEALSRNEHGIIDQILDLSCSPNKFISFTASRALASFFIVTKENIELSWLDRLTQSLVSTHSPSQMLFTLDVVKRVVEHKDGSTHPLEDGESFTSPRNCNTLTISDPESLDSTPVKAMCVKALESKWNILVSKFDSILSSYTPQHESAVIMFLDLWESIISVKANLSVVDTKLFYSQLDNLVVLLNSNVPGIIWRHLLGLLNEVLCYGSTLALQDVLPDEPCSLAHLVVRAVKDWRLLDALPYRHGSGRFGGGSGDGDRPLLQKVILLVLKSVAVTVKETRSDSSDSSLGSEAEDLDADMAVIERSIREVLRQLDQCVKSLMPFHPETPLSQWVVQMFHDQDDFLIEGMVCCLDVAVGLFYRGPPQNDLGHMLSPTLTFVQFIRAVSHDPDVLLDLLVSNETCFLLYLLRFLKYIRRNWSEFITCCARELDDTMTVLIRLRLAIDRLVSKALFPYNINPVLRLLEKCESFYEGNIEN from the coding sequence ATGGAGGAACcagcaaaaaagaaacaaagaattaTCAATACTGACGAACAAGATGAAAATAGCAGTATGACAACGGCGATGGTGACGGAGATAGAAAGCTTTCAAAACAGTCTCCTGTCGCAATGTCTATGCAATGTCCCTGTGAGCAGTTTAAGAAAACCGTTCACAGGTAGTACGGTTCAGGCCGGTGACGGTACCTACAGAATGACAACGCTGTCCGAATGGGAGCCGGACAGAACGTTGCAATTCATTAGCGCCCTTCAGCTGCTCTTTGATCTAGCCATAAAACAGAATACTAGAGGTATAATGTGTAGCAGGGTGGCCGATGTGTGTGAGGCTCTGTCGCGCAACGAGCACGGTATCATAGACCAAATACTAGATTTATCATGTTCACCAAATAAGTTCATATCATTCACCGCGAGCAGAGCCTTAGCCTCTTTCTTCATAGTGACCAAAGAAAACATTGAATTGTCGTGGCTGGACAGACTCACCCAGTCTTTGGTCAGTACACACTCACCGAGCCAGATGCTGTTCACTTTAGACGTTGTTAAGAGGGTGGTTGAGCACAAGGATGGCAGCACTCATCCGTTGGAGGATGGCGAGAGCTTTACTTCACCCAGGAACTGTAACACCTTGACAATATCGGATCCAGAGAGCCTGGACAGTACCCCGGTAAAAGCAATGTGCGTTAAAGCTCTGGAGTCGAAGTGGAACATTTTAGTATCCAAGTTTGATAGTATTTTAAGCTCCTATACTCCTCAGCACGAATCAGCGGTAATAATGTTCCTAGACTTGTGGGAATCCATAATATCCGTTAAAGCCAACCTGTCTGTTGTTGATACGAAACTGTTCTATTCCCAACTTGATAATTTGGTTGTGTTATTGAACTCCAACGTTCCTGGGATCATTTGGAGGCACCTTTTGGGTCTACTCAATGAAGTGCTTTGCTACGGCAGCACGTTGGCTCTTCAAGACGTCCTTCCCGACGAGCCATGCTCATTGGCTCATTTGGTTGTCCGCGCTGTTAAAGACTGGAGACTTCTGGACGCTTTGCCGTATCGCCATGGATCAGGGAGATTTGGAGGTGGTTCCGGGGACGGAGACCGACCTTTGCTACAGAAAGTGATTTTACTTGTTCTCAAAAGTGTCGCTGTCACCGTAAAGGAAACACGAAGCGATTCCAGTGACTCATCTCTCGGCTCAGAAGCCGAAGATCTTGACGCGGATATGGCTGTTATTGAAAGAAGTATACGGGAAGTACTGCGTCAGTTGGATCAGTGTGTAAAATCCCTGATGCCTTTTCATCCAGAAACACCGCTGTCTCAATGGGTTGTCCAAATGTTTCACGACCAAGACGATTTTCTCATAGAAGGCATGGTTTGTTGTTTGGATGTTGCAGTTGGCCTATTTTATCGGGGACCTCCCCAAAATGATCTTGGACACATGCTCAGCCCGACGTTaacttttgttcaatttatacGTGCAGTCTCTCACGATCCGGATGTACTTTTAGATCTTCTAGTTAGCaatgagacttgttttctCTTGTATCTTCTCAGATTCTTGAAATATATCAGGAGAAATTG
- the LOC124414923 gene encoding protein lines isoform X1 — MVLRRNRAHPPSTKMEEPAKKKQRIINTDEQDENSSMTTAMVTEIESFQNSLLSQCLCNVPVSSLRKPFTGSTVQAGDGTYRMTTLSEWEPDRTLQFISALQLLFDLAIKQNTRGIMCSRVADVCEALSRNEHGIIDQILDLSCSPNKFISFTASRALASFFIVTKENIELSWLDRLTQSLVSTHSPSQMLFTLDVVKRVVEHKDGSTHPLEDGESFTSPRNCNTLTISDPESLDSTPVKAMCVKALESKWNILVSKFDSILSSYTPQHESAVIMFLDLWESIISVKANLSVVDTKLFYSQLDNLVVLLNSNVPGIIWRHLLGLLNEVLCYGSTLALQDVLPDEPCSLAHLVVRAVKDWRLLDALPYRHGSGRFGGGSGDGDRPLLQKVILLVLKSVAVTVKETRSDSSDSSLGSEAEDLDADMAVIERSIREVLRQLDQCVKSLMPFHPETPLSQWVVQMFHDQDDFLIEGMVCCLDVAVGLFYRGPPQNDLGHMLSPTLTFVQFIRAVSHDPDVLLDLLVSNETCFLLYLLRFLKYIRRNWSEFITCCARELDDTMTVLIRLRLAIDRLVSKALFPYNINPVLRLLEKCESFYEGNIEN, encoded by the coding sequence ATGGTACTGAGACGAAATCGCGCTCATCCTCCGAGTACAAAAATGGAGGAACcagcaaaaaagaaacaaagaattaTCAATACTGACGAACAAGATGAAAATAGCAGTATGACAACGGCGATGGTGACGGAGATAGAAAGCTTTCAAAACAGTCTCCTGTCGCAATGTCTATGCAATGTCCCTGTGAGCAGTTTAAGAAAACCGTTCACAGGTAGTACGGTTCAGGCCGGTGACGGTACCTACAGAATGACAACGCTGTCCGAATGGGAGCCGGACAGAACGTTGCAATTCATTAGCGCCCTTCAGCTGCTCTTTGATCTAGCCATAAAACAGAATACTAGAGGTATAATGTGTAGCAGGGTGGCCGATGTGTGTGAGGCTCTGTCGCGCAACGAGCACGGTATCATAGACCAAATACTAGATTTATCATGTTCACCAAATAAGTTCATATCATTCACCGCGAGCAGAGCCTTAGCCTCTTTCTTCATAGTGACCAAAGAAAACATTGAATTGTCGTGGCTGGACAGACTCACCCAGTCTTTGGTCAGTACACACTCACCGAGCCAGATGCTGTTCACTTTAGACGTTGTTAAGAGGGTGGTTGAGCACAAGGATGGCAGCACTCATCCGTTGGAGGATGGCGAGAGCTTTACTTCACCCAGGAACTGTAACACCTTGACAATATCGGATCCAGAGAGCCTGGACAGTACCCCGGTAAAAGCAATGTGCGTTAAAGCTCTGGAGTCGAAGTGGAACATTTTAGTATCCAAGTTTGATAGTATTTTAAGCTCCTATACTCCTCAGCACGAATCAGCGGTAATAATGTTCCTAGACTTGTGGGAATCCATAATATCCGTTAAAGCCAACCTGTCTGTTGTTGATACGAAACTGTTCTATTCCCAACTTGATAATTTGGTTGTGTTATTGAACTCCAACGTTCCTGGGATCATTTGGAGGCACCTTTTGGGTCTACTCAATGAAGTGCTTTGCTACGGCAGCACGTTGGCTCTTCAAGACGTCCTTCCCGACGAGCCATGCTCATTGGCTCATTTGGTTGTCCGCGCTGTTAAAGACTGGAGACTTCTGGACGCTTTGCCGTATCGCCATGGATCAGGGAGATTTGGAGGTGGTTCCGGGGACGGAGACCGACCTTTGCTACAGAAAGTGATTTTACTTGTTCTCAAAAGTGTCGCTGTCACCGTAAAGGAAACACGAAGCGATTCCAGTGACTCATCTCTCGGCTCAGAAGCCGAAGATCTTGACGCGGATATGGCTGTTATTGAAAGAAGTATACGGGAAGTACTGCGTCAGTTGGATCAGTGTGTAAAATCCCTGATGCCTTTTCATCCAGAAACACCGCTGTCTCAATGGGTTGTCCAAATGTTTCACGACCAAGACGATTTTCTCATAGAAGGCATGGTTTGTTGTTTGGATGTTGCAGTTGGCCTATTTTATCGGGGACCTCCCCAAAATGATCTTGGACACATGCTCAGCCCGACGTTaacttttgttcaatttatacGTGCAGTCTCTCACGATCCGGATGTACTTTTAGATCTTCTAGTTAGCaatgagacttgttttctCTTGTATCTTCTCAGATTCTTGAAATATATCAGGAGAAATTG